In a single window of the Amia ocellicauda isolate fAmiCal2 chromosome 20, fAmiCal2.hap1, whole genome shotgun sequence genome:
- the LOC136715960 gene encoding uncharacterized protein LOC136715960, with translation MNTLVLRGTTYQGDVKIYVSLQQTLNDALKTNHTDEFYIRFHDLVFTTQALCQDSENDFVAKLWKANPRGPLPFYALEDHQPLLRLLHDNENHLHLSNMLEIFLSVAKAVHYCHDRKLLLRDITPASFTGSMRTGNLAPQLVVKLSSFLMARSVVKDQNYYYSDPDCEYDTDATFHGDMKEALAVRFSAPVSLKKHEFSFGSDTWMVAITYFSVLSYGRQPYLELDHMNTQDVISEVIEGHKAQKLIFIPDMLYDIIASCLDLETINSSSAEDLVVKLENYKLYSGDRIAKLHITDCISPPIDEGNIERGYLDDDGIYVPEKTDEPQKTDLCADMITKGFNLKEVVSVRMSLETRKALLSLSGPSFLCIDDISYSYSTTLSSEPLVNFHFTLLDIAAMESVELQERLDYLQQIAQALRNLHDLSIIHCDVRACNMFVFQQQQKVKVGRFGRAVYLPNKTSDNLAFPNVYKLMPEDAVKWSPPEVQQGGVYSRASDVFMFGIMIWESLLVFGIPRIYFKKALKPFCNVNSCQVLNTVNPRNLPESIDGPLDGLFQCMKSCWNPNPTKRPSFHSIIQTFGEVRSRLPMMSNTREYMLFGSESSTSDEIDYNFEENIYENILEYEDVIT, from the exons ATGAACACTTTAGTTCTCAGAGGCACAACATATCAAGGGGATGTTAAGATATACGTGAGCTTGCAGCAGACCCTCAATGATGCCTTGAAAACAAACCACACGGATGAATTTTACATCCGATTTCACGATCTAGTCTTCACTACCCAGGCACTTTGTCAAGACAGTGAGAACGATTTTGTGGCGAAACTCTGGAAAGCCAATCCCCGTGGTCCTTTGCCTTTTTACGCACTCGAGGACCATCAGCCCCTGCTCAGACTCCTGCATGACAATGAAAACCATCTCCATTTATCAAACATGTTGGAAATCTTCCTTTCGGTGGCCAAAGCCGTACACTACTGCCATGACCGCAAACTCCTTCTGAGAGACATAACCCCGGCGAGTTTCACTGGATCAATGAGAACTGGGAACCTGGCGCCACAGCTCGTTGTCAAGCTCTCAAGCTTCCTCATGGCACGAAGTGTGGTGAAggatcaaaattattattattccgatCCAGACTGTGAATATGATACAGATGCAACCTTCCATG GTGACATGAAGGAAGCCCTGGCTGTCCGTTTCAGTGCGCCGGTGTCTCTGAAAAAACACGAATTCTCCTTTGGCTCAGATACATGGATGGTTGCCATAACATACTTCTCTGTCCTGTCATATGGAAGGCAGCCCTATTTGGAGTTAGACCACATGAACACACAGGATGTCATAAGCGAG GTAATAGAAGGGCATAAAGCACAAAAGCTAATCTTCATACCAGACATGTTATATGATATAATAGCCAGTTGTTTGGACCTGGAGACTATTAACAGTTCAAGTGCTGAAGATTTAGTGGTTAAGCTGGAGAATTACAAATTATATTCTG GAGACAGGATTGCGAAGCTTCACATTACTGATTGTATATCACCTCCAATTGATGAAGGTAACATTGAAAGG GGCTATTTGGATGATGATG GGATTTATGTTCCAGAGAAAACAGATGAACCTCAGAAAACTGACTTGTGTGCTGACATGATCACAAAG GGCTTTAATCTGAAAGAGGTGGTCTCTGTAAGAATGAGCCTTGAGACCAGGAAAGCCCTTCTGAGTTTATCAGGACCCAGTTTCCTGTGCATAGACGATATCTCATACAGTTATTCTACTACTCTG AGTTCAGAGCCTCTGGTGAACTTCCATTTCACCCTCCTTGACATTGCTGCCATGGAGAGCGTGGAGCTGCAGGAGCGGCTGGACTACTTGCAACAGATCGCTCAAGCACTGAGGAACCTCCATGACCTGTCAATCATTCACTGCGACGTGAGGGCCTGTAACATGTTCGTCTTCCAACAACAG CAAAAAGTGAAAGTTGGCAGATTTGGACGAGCCGTTTACCTTCCCAATAAGACGTCGGACAATTTAGCATTCCCAAATGTCTACAAATTAATGCCGGAAGATGCAGTCAAATG GTCTCCTCCAGAAGTTCAGCAGGGGGGAGTGTATTCCCGGGCCTCGGACGTCTTCATGTTTGGCATTATGATCTGGGAAAGTTTACTAGTGTTTGGTATACCCAGGATTTACTTTAAGAAGGCCCTGAAGCCATTCTGTAATGTGAATTCGTGCCAG GTTCTAAATactgtaaaccctagaaatctCCCAGAGAGCATTGATGGGCCCCTGGATGGCCTGTTTCAGTGCATGAAGAGTTGTTGGAACCCAAATCCCACCAAACGTCCTTCTTTTCACTCGATAATACAAACATTTGGGGAAGTCAG ATCCAGATTACCAATGATGTCCAACACAAGGGAATATATGTTGTTCGGTTCTGAATCCAGCACATCCGATGAAATTGATTACAACTTCGAGGAAAATATTTATGAGAATATATTGGAGTATGAGGATGTCATAACTTAA